A single Mixta calida DNA region contains:
- the dsrB gene encoding protein DsrB produces MKVNDRVTVKTDGGPRRPGTVLAVEDFNEGTMYLVALEDYPLGIWFFNETGHDDGIFVEPASGGE; encoded by the coding sequence ATGAAGGTAAACGATCGCGTTACGGTAAAAACCGATGGCGGTCCGCGGCGGCCCGGCACCGTATTGGCGGTAGAGGATTTTAATGAAGGCACCATGTATCTGGTGGCGCTGGAGGATTATCCGCTGGGGATCTGGTTTTTTAACGAAACCGGACACGACGACGGCATTTTCGTCGAGCCCGCTTCAGGCGGCGAATAA
- a CDS encoding glycosyltransferase family protein, with protein MSDFFQNGVITNFHNLTGRSTEALESEMVQFARKRKMGLILPSLFSELEGPALSHIVDELAKVPYLEEIVIGLDRADRDQFLFARDFFSRLPQRHRILWNDGPRLKAIDAELDKEGLSPTQPGKGRNVWFCTGYTLASDRSSCVALHDCDIVTYERGMLARLLYPLANPAFQYEFCKGFYARVANNKLNGRVGRLLVGPLLRSLQQVYGHSDYLDYLTSFRYPLSGEFAMRTHVLNGIKIPGDWGLEIGVLSEIYRNYTTRQTCQVEIAHNYDHKHQPLSEEDGTGGLRRMSNDIVQSLMRKLATMGVNLTSDSFRVLKATYYRNALDMMEIYSHEASMNGLHFDQHSEEAAVEMFTQAILDAGLAFMERPNDKPFIPSWSRVQSAFPDILQRIYQAVEEDNQGKV; from the coding sequence ATGAGTGATTTTTTCCAGAACGGTGTCATAACGAATTTTCATAACCTGACCGGCCGCTCAACCGAGGCGCTGGAAAGTGAGATGGTACAGTTTGCGCGTAAACGCAAGATGGGTTTGATTCTGCCGTCGCTGTTTTCCGAACTGGAAGGCCCGGCGCTGAGCCATATTGTTGATGAGCTGGCGAAAGTGCCCTACCTGGAGGAAATCGTTATTGGGCTCGATCGCGCCGATCGCGATCAGTTTCTTTTCGCGCGCGACTTCTTTTCACGCCTGCCGCAGCGCCACCGTATTTTGTGGAACGACGGTCCGCGCCTGAAGGCGATCGATGCAGAGCTGGATAAAGAGGGCCTGTCGCCCACGCAGCCGGGCAAAGGCCGCAACGTCTGGTTTTGTACCGGCTATACGCTCGCTTCAGACCGCAGCAGCTGCGTCGCGCTGCACGACTGCGATATCGTCACCTATGAGCGCGGCATGCTGGCGCGCCTGCTCTATCCGCTGGCGAATCCGGCGTTTCAGTATGAGTTCTGTAAAGGCTTCTATGCGCGCGTCGCGAACAACAAACTCAACGGGCGCGTGGGCCGCCTGCTGGTAGGACCGCTGCTGCGCTCTTTGCAGCAGGTGTATGGGCATTCCGATTATCTCGACTACCTCACCAGCTTCCGCTATCCGCTCTCCGGCGAGTTCGCCATGCGCACCCACGTGCTGAACGGCATTAAAATCCCCGGCGACTGGGGTCTGGAAATCGGCGTGCTGTCGGAGATCTACCGCAACTACACCACGCGGCAGACCTGTCAGGTCGAGATCGCCCATAACTACGATCATAAACATCAGCCGCTGTCGGAAGAGGACGGCACCGGCGGCCTGCGTCGCATGAGCAACGATATTGTGCAGTCGCTGATGCGCAAGCTGGCGACCATGGGCGTGAACCTGACCAGCGACTCCTTCCGCGTGCTGAAGGCGACCTACTACCGCAACGCGCTCGATATGATGGAAATTTACAGCCACGAGGCGAGCATGAACGGGCTGCATTTCGATCAGCACAGCGAGGAAGCGGCGGTCGAGATGTTCACTCAGGCGATCCTGGATGCCGGACTGGCGTTTATGGAGCGGCCTAACGATAAGCCGTTTATCCCCAGCTGGAGCCGCGTCCAGTCCGCCTTCCCCGATATTTTGCAGCGTATCTATCAGGCGGTGGAAGAGGATAACCAGGGCAAGGTGTAA
- a CDS encoding YqaE/Pmp3 family membrane protein, translating to MDLLRIIIAILLPPLGVFLQVGFGGAFWLNILLTLLGYIPGIIHAVWVIARR from the coding sequence ATGGATTTATTGCGCATTATTATCGCCATTTTGTTACCGCCGCTGGGTGTCTTTTTACAGGTAGGTTTTGGCGGCGCATTCTGGCTGAATATCCTGCTAACGCTGTTGGGCTATATCCCCGGCATCATTCATGCGGTCTGGGTTATTGCGCGGCGTTAA
- a CDS encoding LexA family protein: MSEETYRQAFSARLIEACNRKGLEAHGRGVALARALAVTPRAVGKWLNGEALPRDGKIQALADYLDVSREWLQLGSTRLDNNVRSVTQAPAMRCYPLISWVSAGLWSEAVEPWSRAEIDRWPATTRHVSENSFWLEVKGDSMTSPVGLSIPEGMMILVDPDIPATSGKLVVARLINANEATFKRYIEDGGRKYLKPLNPEYKMQEIHDDCRIIGVVVEAKWENLG, translated from the coding sequence ATGTCAGAAGAAACGTATCGTCAGGCTTTTTCCGCCAGGCTTATCGAAGCCTGCAATCGCAAAGGGCTGGAAGCGCATGGGCGCGGCGTCGCCCTGGCGCGCGCGCTGGCGGTAACGCCGCGCGCGGTGGGCAAATGGCTGAACGGCGAGGCGCTGCCGCGCGACGGCAAGATCCAGGCGCTGGCCGACTATCTTGACGTGAGCCGCGAATGGCTACAGCTGGGATCGACGCGGCTGGATAACAACGTGCGCAGCGTTACCCAGGCGCCCGCTATGCGCTGCTATCCGCTGATCAGCTGGGTCAGCGCCGGGCTCTGGAGCGAAGCGGTCGAACCCTGGTCGCGCGCGGAGATCGACCGCTGGCCCGCCACCACGCGCCACGTCAGCGAAAACAGCTTCTGGCTGGAGGTGAAAGGCGATTCGATGACGTCGCCGGTCGGCCTGAGCATCCCGGAAGGGATGATGATTCTGGTCGATCCCGATATCCCCGCCACATCAGGCAAGCTGGTGGTTGCCAGGCTAATCAACGCCAACGAAGCGACCTTTAAGCGCTATATCGAAGATGGCGGGCGCAAATACCTTAAGCCGTTGAATCCCGAATATAAAATGCAGGAAATTCATGATGATTGCCGCATCATCGGCGTGGTGGTGGAAGCAAAATGGGAAAATTTAGGTTAA
- a CDS encoding DUF2525 domain-containing protein gives MNSDSRYSGSSSDSAEPRSPFAGAQCFNRMDEGNEWEQQDAERRARGHSALEEAFELDIHDCSVSEMHR, from the coding sequence ATGAACAGTGACTCTCGCTACAGCGGCTCGTCGTCTGACAGTGCTGAACCGCGTTCCCCTTTCGCTGGCGCGCAATGTTTTAACCGCATGGATGAAGGAAATGAATGGGAGCAACAGGATGCTGAAAGGCGCGCGCGTGGTCATTCAGCGCTGGAAGAAGCGTTTGAACTCGATATTCATGATTGTTCGGTCAGCGAAATGCATCGTTAA
- a CDS encoding mannosyl-3-phosphoglycerate phosphatase-related protein: MPNLQDPLMIVTDLDGSLLDHHTYSWQPAEPWLARLRDAQIPLVICTSKTSAEIIPLQQRLGFPGAPFIAENGALVQIDNAQGEMVRHHAGKDYSEICHCLRRLQQQHHFRFTGFSDFTEKELAAITGLPPAEAALARMREASETLVWRDSDEQLALFRQALEQASLMLVQGGRFWHVMPKGSGKGEALRWLLQNMTTSGGKRFITVGLGDGPNDAPMLDSVDYAVVIKGFSKSPVELTRQDERHVYQTTEYGPAGWCEGLDYFISQE; the protein is encoded by the coding sequence ATGCCGAATTTGCAAGATCCCTTAATGATCGTCACCGACCTCGACGGATCGCTGTTAGATCACCACACCTACAGCTGGCAGCCGGCGGAACCCTGGCTGGCGCGGCTGCGTGACGCGCAGATCCCGCTGGTGATCTGCACCAGCAAAACCTCAGCGGAGATTATTCCGTTGCAGCAGCGGCTCGGCTTTCCCGGCGCGCCTTTTATTGCTGAAAACGGCGCGCTGGTGCAGATCGATAATGCGCAGGGCGAGATGGTGCGTCACCACGCGGGCAAAGACTATAGCGAAATCTGCCACTGTCTGCGCCGCTTGCAGCAGCAGCACCATTTCCGCTTTACCGGCTTTAGCGATTTTACCGAGAAAGAGCTGGCGGCCATTACCGGTCTGCCGCCCGCCGAAGCGGCGCTGGCGCGCATGCGCGAGGCGTCGGAAACGCTGGTCTGGCGCGACAGCGATGAACAGCTCGCCCTCTTCCGCCAGGCGCTGGAACAGGCGTCGCTGATGCTGGTGCAGGGCGGCCGTTTCTGGCACGTCATGCCGAAAGGCAGCGGCAAAGGCGAGGCGCTACGCTGGCTGTTGCAAAATATGACCACATCGGGAGGAAAACGCTTTATTACCGTCGGGCTTGGCGACGGCCCGAACGACGCGCCGATGCTGGACAGCGTCGATTACGCCGTCGTCATTAAGGGATTCAGCAAAAGCCCGGTTGAGCTGACGCGCCAGGATGAGCGTCACGTCTATCAAACCACGGAATATGGCCCCGCTGGCTGGTGCGAAGGCCTCGACTATTTTATCTCACAGGAATGA